The sequence ATCAGCGAGCAGGACGGCGTCGAGCCGAGCTGGGAGGACATCGGTGACATCACACTGCTGCACTTCGGCAACGCCAACCATGTGATCGACGATGCGGCGATGTTCCCCGACTTGGAGTTCTCGCTGATGCACCCGCCGGTGGCGTCCGACGCGGTCGCCGGGTACCAGTTCCTCTACACCCCACGGATGGGGCTGTACTCCGGTGTCTCCGACGACGTCGTGGAACCAGCCGGTCATGTGCTCAGCTACGTCATCAACAGCATCGACCTGCTCCGGGAGGTCGGCTTCACGATGGGAACCCCGATCAATCCGCGGGTCGCCGAGGAGTACCGCGAGTTCGCCACGCCCCTCGAGGTGGAGATGATCGACCTGGGCGAGGAGAACCGCTCCGCCGACCGAACCCCCTTCTACGAATCGCCGCCTGGCTCCAGTGAGTGGCGGGTCACGCTGCGGCGGGTGCTCGAGGGGATCATCGACGGCTCGACGACCATCCCGGCCGGAGTCGACCAGATGATGTCCGAGGTTACGGACAGCCTCGAGAGAGCGAGCTGACCGTCCGATGTCCCAGACGCTGACGGACTCAGCGAGGTCTGGGTCGCAAGCCGCGCCACCACCCCCCTCGCGGCGGAAGAGGAAGTCGTGGCGTCGTCAGGAGGGTGCTGCGCACGTCTTCATGCTCCCGTGGCTTCTCGGCCTGGTGCTGGTGACCGCGGTGCCGATGCTCGCGTCGTTGTACCTGTCCTTCACGAACTACAACGTGCTCTCCAGCCCTGAATTCATCGGCGGTGAGAACTTCGCCCGACTGGTCGAGGACCCTCGGTTCTGGAACTCGGTCCGGGTCACAGTGACCTATGTGTTCGTCTCGGTGCCTTTGCAGCTGGCGTTCGCGTTGTTGTTGGCCCTGGTGTTGGACAAGGGTCTGCGCGGACTGGCGATCTACCGAAGTGCGTACTATCTGCCGTCACTGCTGGGCGGTTCGGTAGCGGTCGCGGTGCTGTGGCGGCAGGTGTTCGGCCATAGCGGGCTGGTGAACCAGTTCCTCGCCCTGTTCGGAGTGGAGGGTTCGAGCTGGCTGCAGAACTCCGGAACCGCGCTCGGCACCCTGATCATCCTCAACGTCTGGACCTTCGGGTCGCCGATGATCATCTTCTTAGCGGGCCTGCGCCAGATCCCCGAGGAGTACTACGAGGCGGCCCGGGTGGACGGCGCATCGGCGGTCCGGCAGTTCAGCAAGATCACCGTGCCGCTACTGACGCCGATCATCTTCTTCAACCTGATCTTGCAGACGATCGGAGCGTTCCAGGCGTTCACGCAGGCACACATCATCAGCGGCGGAACCGGCGGGCCCTCAGACTCGACCCTGTTCTACACGCTGTACATCTATCAGAAGGCATTCGTCAGCTTCGACATGGGTTACGCCTCCGCCCTGGCGTGGGTGCTTCTCGCGGTGATCGGGATCATCACCGCGGTGCACTTCACCTTGTCCAAGTACTGGGTGTTCTACGGAGATTGAGATGGCTGAATCGACGATGACAGCGACGGAGCACCCGCCCACCTCCACGGGGCGGCTCGGCCAGCGTGCCTCGATGACGCAGCGCCGTCGGCGTAGCAGCATCCTGCGGCACGGGGGCCTGATCCTGTTCGGAATCTTCATGCTCTACCCGCTGATCTGGATGGCGGTCAGTGCTTTCAAGCCGGGGCATCTGGTGCTGACTGACCCGAGCATCATCCCGACCGAGCTCACCCTGGAGAACTTCAGGCTCGGCTGGGAGGTCGGGGAGTACACCTTCCTGGTGTTCTTTGCGAACTCGACGATCGTGGCGCTGAGCTGTGTCGCCGGGAATCTGATCGCGTGTTCCCTGACGGCGTATGCCCTGGCACGCCTGGAGTTCCGCGCGCGTAAGGTCTACTTCGCGATCGTGCTCGTCTCGGTCATGCTACCGATGCATGTGACGATCATCCCGCAGTACATCATCTTTGCGAATCTGGACCTGGTGAACACGTTCGTGCCGTTGATCCTGCCGAAGTTCCTCGCCACGGATGCGTTCTTCATCTTCCTCATGGTGCAGTTCATCCGGGGGATTCCTAGAGAGTTGGATCAGGCGGCGTGGATCGACGGGTCGGGCCCCTTCCGCACGTTCTGGTACATCGTGTTGCCCTTGATGCGGCCAGCCTTGATCACGACGGCGATATTCACTTTCATCTGGACCTGGAACGACTTCTTCGGCCAGTTGATCTACCTGACCGACAATGCGGTCTACACCGTGCCGGTGGCGTTGAATGCCCTGGTCGACTCGACGTCGAACCAGGGGGTGGGGACGCTGATGGCGATGTCGCTGCTGTCTCTCGCGCCGATCCTGTGCTTCTTCGCCTTTGCGCAGAAGTACTTGATCAAGGGCATCTCGACCACGGGCTTGAAGTGATCGAGATCGACCCGGAAGGGGGTCCGAGATGATCGACACGATCGTGGTCAAGCGGCCGGCGGCTCCGTCCGTTCAGCAGCTGAAGCAGGCTGCCGCGGGACGAGAGGTGGTGGAGATCGAGCAGGTGAGCGAGCAGAGCTGTCGGGCGAGCGGAGTCGACCCTCTCCGCGTCGGGGCGGTCCTCGGTGCCTCGCCCGGGGATGACCTGAGCTTCCTGCCAGCACTGCGGTGGGTGCACAGCAGCGCCGCCGGCGTGGATGCCTGGATGGCGGCTGGGGCGATACCGGACCAGGCACTCTTGACCTCCGCCGTCGGCAACGGGGCGGTCCCGCTCGCGGAGCATGCGCTCCTCCTGATGCTCATGCTGAACCGAGACGCGCCGCGGTGGTTCCGGGCGCAGCAGCGGCGGGAGTGGGACCGCTATGTGCACGGTGAACTTGCGGGGGCGTCTCTGGGCATCGTGGGCTACGGCAACAGTGGGACTGACCTCGCAGGGAAGGCCCTGGCATGCCATATGCAGGTCCGTGCACTGCGCCGGAGTGTAGGTCCGGCGCAGGACGGAGACGTCCGTCTGGTGTACCACCGGGAGGGGCTGGAGGAGCTGCTCCGGGAGAGCGACTTCGTTGTGGTCACCACCCCCCTCACCGCGCTGACCCGGGGCCTGATCGGTGCCGAAGAACTGGCGCTGATGATGCCGAGCGCGTTCCTCGTGGTGGTCTCACGTGGCGGCATCGTGGACGACGACGCGCTCCTCGCTGCGCTCCGAGAGGGCACGATCGCCGGCGCTGGCCTTGACGCGCATGGCGACGAGCCGCTTCCCGCTGACAGTGAGCTGTGGGACCTGCAGAATGTCATCGTCACTCCGCATAATGGCGCGACGACGCCCGGTACCGGTGAGCGTGGTCGCCAGATCGTGCTCGATAATGTCGCTCGCTGGGTGAACGGGGACACGCTGGTCAACGTGGTCGATCCGTCCCAAGGCTACTGAGGTTGGCCCGTGCGACAGGTAATCTTGCCTAGCAAGAGATGAGTGAGGGCCGTGTGGTGAGTCGGACAGGATTCGGCGCCCAGTGGCCACGACCAGTGGAGAGGATGCACGTGGCTACGTCGTCGCAGTACAAACTCGGACCATCCTCGCTAGGTGAGGCGCTTTTCGAGGCGCTGCGAAGCAGGATCATCAACGGTGATATCGCTCCGGGTGAAAAGGTGACGGAGCTTCGAGTCGCCAGCGAGTACGGTATCGCGCGACCGACCGCGAAGGCGTGCCTGGAGCGGCTCACCGCCCTAGGGCTTCTTCGCCGCGTGGCGCACAAGTCCGCCGTAGTGCCGCGGCTGACCGATGCTGAGATCAGGGACCTCTTCTTCAGCCGGTCGACTTTCGAGTCGACCGCAGTCGCGCATCTGGCGGGCAAGAAGAAGGTCCCGGAGGAGCTGACCCGCGCTCAGCAAGCGATGCAGGCAGCCGAGGCGCACGGCGAGTTCACCGAACTCGTCCAGGCCGACATCACGTTCCACTGGGGCCTCGTGCGAGGCTTCGAGAGTGAGCGACTGAGCCGCATGTACGAGATGATCTCCGGTGAGATCCAACTGACGATCGGGCAGTACCAGGCGCACCGGCGCACCACGCTCTCGACCGTGACTGCTGAACACCAAGCGGTCATCGATGCGATTGCCGTAGGCGACGTCGAGGCGGCGTGCCACGCGCTGGCGGGGCATATCAGCCTCGCCCGGGATCGGGTGCTCGCCGAGCTGCACAGCCACGACGTGCCATCGGCTTGACCGGCCTCACCCGCCGTACGAGCCGTCGCAGCGGTTGTCCGCCGTCCTCACCGCGCCTCAACGGCGCTCCGCCGTCCAGGTGAGCACCGAGCCCACCTCCCCGGCCACCAGCTCACAGGTGCCGTTGTACGCCTCGGCACGGGCCGCCAGGTTGGCCAGTCCGGAACGGCGGCTGCGGTGCGGATCGACTCCGGTGCCGTTGTCGCTGACCTGCACGGTCAGCCGGTCCACCTCGAGCTGGACGGCTGCGTGCACAGCAGTGGCACCGGCGTGCCGGGCGGCATTGGCGAAGCCTTCCCGCACCACCGCGACCACATCGTCGGCGAGGTCGCTCCCGAGTCGTTCCTCCAGCTGCGGGTCCTCGGCCAACGGGCCGTCGATGCTCAGCGTGGGCGCGAAGCCGAGTCCGATCCGCGACAGGGACTCCTCCCGCTGCAGCCGGACCAGCAGTGGGGACTCCTGGGCGTCGGTGCGCAACGTGCGCACGATCGAACGGATCTGGGCGACCGCCTGGTCCACGCCGGCCAGCGCCGACTCGAAGTTCTGCTCCGCCTGCGGGTCCGCGGTGGCCTGTGCGGCCGAACGCAGCTGCAGCTCGGTGGCGAACAGCTGCTGGATCGCTAGATCGTGCAGGTCCCGTGCGATCCGCCCCCGTTCGGCGAGCAGCGACGCCAGGTCCGCCGCCTGCCGGGACTCGGCCAGGGTGAGCGCCAGCGCCGCCTGCCGAGCGATCGACTCGGCGATGGTCAGCTCGTTCTCGGTGAACTCGGGGGCATCCTTGTTCCGGAGCAGGATGAACACGCCCAGCTTGCGGTCTGCGGCCACCAGCGGCGCGTACAGCGACGGCCCGTACCGGCCGAACTCCGGCACCCTCAACGGGCGCGCCCGGGCGAACGAGTCGACGATGATGCCGCGTCCGTCGGCCAGCACGGCCATCGCCCGGCCGTGCGGTGGCATGACGATGCCGATCAGGTCGCCGACGGGGTCACCGTCGGCGAACTCGATCACCCAGTCGCTGCCGACCCCGGGCAGCACGATCACTGCGGTGTCCGCGCGCGCCACCTGCCGCATCCGAACCGCG is a genomic window of Ruania zhangjianzhongii containing:
- a CDS encoding D-2-hydroxyacid dehydrogenase, which produces MIDTIVVKRPAAPSVQQLKQAAAGREVVEIEQVSEQSCRASGVDPLRVGAVLGASPGDDLSFLPALRWVHSSAAGVDAWMAAGAIPDQALLTSAVGNGAVPLAEHALLLMLMLNRDAPRWFRAQQRREWDRYVHGELAGASLGIVGYGNSGTDLAGKALACHMQVRALRRSVGPAQDGDVRLVYHREGLEELLRESDFVVVTTPLTALTRGLIGAEELALMMPSAFLVVVSRGGIVDDDALLAALREGTIAGAGLDAHGDEPLPADSELWDLQNVIVTPHNGATTPGTGERGRQIVLDNVARWVNGDTLVNVVDPSQGY
- a CDS encoding GntR family transcriptional regulator encodes the protein MHVATSSQYKLGPSSLGEALFEALRSRIINGDIAPGEKVTELRVASEYGIARPTAKACLERLTALGLLRRVAHKSAVVPRLTDAEIRDLFFSRSTFESTAVAHLAGKKKVPEELTRAQQAMQAAEAHGEFTELVQADITFHWGLVRGFESERLSRMYEMISGEIQLTIGQYQAHRRTTLSTVTAEHQAVIDAIAVGDVEAACHALAGHISLARDRVLAELHSHDVPSA
- a CDS encoding carbohydrate ABC transporter permease codes for the protein MSQTLTDSARSGSQAAPPPPSRRKRKSWRRQEGAAHVFMLPWLLGLVLVTAVPMLASLYLSFTNYNVLSSPEFIGGENFARLVEDPRFWNSVRVTVTYVFVSVPLQLAFALLLALVLDKGLRGLAIYRSAYYLPSLLGGSVAVAVLWRQVFGHSGLVNQFLALFGVEGSSWLQNSGTALGTLIILNVWTFGSPMIIFLAGLRQIPEEYYEAARVDGASAVRQFSKITVPLLTPIIFFNLILQTIGAFQAFTQAHIISGGTGGPSDSTLFYTLYIYQKAFVSFDMGYASALAWVLLAVIGIITAVHFTLSKYWVFYGD
- a CDS encoding GAF domain-containing sensor histidine kinase, which encodes MSAPVLEAILTVTSHLDLREALRNLVRASSDLTGASYAAITIIDPSGDVEMFVDTEGNPEPVSTAGRGAYLEVPVLLREATYGNLTLTGRDSPFLAEQADQVRMLAAAAAIAVQNARLYDEARTRERWLAVGQEITTMLLSGTDVEESLGLIAVRMRQVARADTAVIVLPGVGSDWVIEFADGDPVGDLIGIVMPPHGRAMAVLADGRGIIVDSFARARPLRVPEFGRYGPSLYAPLVAADRKLGVFILLRNKDAPEFTENELTIAESIARQAALALTLAESRQAADLASLLAERGRIARDLHDLAIQQLFATELQLRSAAQATADPQAEQNFESALAGVDQAVAQIRSIVRTLRTDAQESPLLVRLQREESLSRIGLGFAPTLSIDGPLAEDPQLEERLGSDLADDVVAVVREGFANAARHAGATAVHAAVQLEVDRLTVQVSDNGTGVDPHRSRRSGLANLAARAEAYNGTCELVAGEVGSVLTWTAERR
- a CDS encoding carbohydrate ABC transporter permease — encoded protein: MAESTMTATEHPPTSTGRLGQRASMTQRRRRSSILRHGGLILFGIFMLYPLIWMAVSAFKPGHLVLTDPSIIPTELTLENFRLGWEVGEYTFLVFFANSTIVALSCVAGNLIACSLTAYALARLEFRARKVYFAIVLVSVMLPMHVTIIPQYIIFANLDLVNTFVPLILPKFLATDAFFIFLMVQFIRGIPRELDQAAWIDGSGPFRTFWYIVLPLMRPALITTAIFTFIWTWNDFFGQLIYLTDNAVYTVPVALNALVDSTSNQGVGTLMAMSLLSLAPILCFFAFAQKYLIKGISTTGLK